From the genome of Ignavibacteriales bacterium, one region includes:
- the motA gene encoding flagellar motor stator protein MotA, with protein MFVIIGLVVVLISVVVGFSLAGGNLILLIQISEFITIGGAAIGSLLIASPLPLIKKMISSLKGIIKHAGNTKDDYLQMMKSFCDLFLIAQREGLLAIEKHIEDPDTSTILSANSKFIHDAVMKNFFCDTMKVMLAGSVPPQEIENLMDAEIETFEKENRPVYEGINRVGDALPGLGIVAAVLGIIVTMGAINEGPEVVGEKVAAALVGTFLGVLLSYGFVGPLAANLSHSVEVRAQDLIIIKSFILAYAKGNPPFVAAEIARRSIFSDERPSFQELEAFLRGKKDK; from the coding sequence ATGTTTGTAATTATTGGGCTTGTAGTTGTACTTATTTCTGTGGTTGTAGGATTCTCCTTAGCGGGTGGTAACTTAATTCTATTGATTCAAATTTCAGAGTTTATTACAATCGGCGGCGCCGCAATTGGAAGTTTATTAATTGCTTCACCATTACCGCTGATTAAAAAAATGATTAGCTCATTGAAGGGAATAATAAAACACGCAGGCAACACAAAAGATGATTATCTCCAAATGATGAAATCATTTTGCGATCTTTTCTTAATAGCTCAAAGAGAGGGATTGCTTGCAATTGAAAAGCATATTGAAGATCCGGATACTAGTACAATTCTCTCTGCAAATTCGAAATTTATTCATGACGCTGTTATGAAAAATTTCTTTTGCGATACAATGAAAGTTATGTTGGCTGGTTCAGTTCCTCCGCAGGAGATAGAAAATTTGATGGATGCAGAAATTGAGACTTTTGAAAAAGAAAACCGGCCTGTTTATGAAGGAATAAATCGAGTTGGAGATGCTTTACCCGGGCTTGGAATTGTGGCAGCAGTACTTGGAATTATCGTAACAATGGGCGCTATCAATGAAGGACCGGAAGTAGTTGGAGAAAAAGTTGCGGCTGCCTTAGTTGGAACATTTCTTGGTGTATTGCTTTCTTATGGATTTGTAGGTCCTCTAGCGGCAAATCTCTCTCACTCTGTTGAAGTGAGAGCGCAAGATTTAATAATTATTAAATCATTTATACTTGCGTATGCAAAAGGGAATCCGCCATTTGTTGCGGCTGAGATTGCTAGAAGATCAATATTTTCTGATGAGCGCCCTTCGTTCCAGGAACTTGAAGCGTTCTTAAGGGGGAAAAAAGATAAGTGA
- a CDS encoding OmpA family protein, which yields MSDIGTEATPIIKKIKKSHGGHHGGAWKVAYADFVTAMMALFIVLWILGQKPEVKEAVSSYFKDPVGFSSKSKILIEGKANPVPGMKAEEEAKTHEMEKAELEKIGEKLEGELKADTDLMGLANQVKIEIVKEGLLIELTDSENDVFFDLGTAELKQRAIKIIHKIGSEISKMPNKIIVEGHTDSHKYNNIGTGYTNFELSSERALAAKRALVAGGLKEKQIDEVRGYADTRLRNVQNPLSSTNRRISITVKFNKL from the coding sequence GTGAGCGATATAGGAACTGAAGCAACTCCCATAATTAAAAAAATTAAAAAATCTCACGGCGGGCATCACGGGGGCGCTTGGAAAGTTGCGTATGCGGATTTTGTAACGGCAATGATGGCTCTTTTTATCGTTCTTTGGATTTTAGGTCAAAAACCGGAAGTGAAAGAAGCAGTGTCTTCTTATTTCAAAGATCCTGTGGGATTCTCTTCCAAAAGTAAAATTTTGATAGAAGGTAAAGCGAATCCTGTACCAGGTATGAAGGCGGAAGAAGAAGCGAAAACTCATGAAATGGAAAAAGCAGAATTAGAAAAGATAGGTGAAAAATTAGAGGGAGAATTAAAAGCCGACACTGATTTAATGGGTCTTGCGAACCAAGTTAAGATTGAAATTGTTAAGGAAGGATTACTAATCGAATTGACCGACTCTGAAAATGATGTCTTCTTCGATCTGGGTACTGCGGAGTTGAAGCAAAGAGCAATAAAAATAATTCATAAAATTGGTTCAGAAATTTCGAAAATGCCTAATAAAATAATTGTTGAAGGACATACCGATTCGCATAAGTATAATAATATTGGAACCGGATATACAAATTTTGAACTGAGTTCAGAGCGAGCGCTTGCTGCAAAGAGAGCTTTGGTAGCTGGCGGATTAAAGGAGAAGCAAATTGATGAAGTACGAGGTTATGCCGATACTCGGTTAAGAAACGTTCAAAATCCGCTAAGCTCAACAAACAGAAGAATTAGTATTACTGTGAAATTTAATAAACTATGA
- a CDS encoding response regulator — translation MKTLKKILIIEDDAFLQDFYRIIFKKIGAEIILAEDSDDIFKIVSEGEVELIIMDINLRNTSLNSQRIDGIKLSRYIKEHYSHLQIPIILITAYPLSSFGNRLLEDSLADDYLIKPIADFNQLIEKINNLVCIKT, via the coding sequence ATGAAAACGTTAAAAAAAATATTGATAATTGAAGACGATGCGTTTCTACAGGATTTTTACAGAATAATTTTTAAAAAAATTGGCGCAGAAATTATCCTTGCTGAAGACTCGGACGATATATTTAAAATAGTTAGCGAAGGTGAAGTTGAATTGATAATCATGGACATTAATCTGAGAAACACAAGCTTGAATTCTCAGCGGATTGACGGAATAAAATTATCTCGGTATATAAAAGAACATTATAGCCATCTTCAAATTCCCATTATTCTTATTACGGCTTATCCTTTATCGAGTTTTGGAAACCGCCTTCTTGAGGATAGCTTGGCTGATGATTATCTTATTAAACCGATAGCAGATTTTAATCAACTAATTGAAAAAATTAACAACTTGGTTTGCATAAAAACATGA
- a CDS encoding response regulator produces the protein MKDSVLIVEDEKDTRFILEKLLSRNNYDVTSAVNGQEALEVLKTFSPKVILADWTMPILDGLALCNVLKNDEKYKLIYFIILTARSSLKDRIMGLDVGADDFLIKPVENQELLARIRSGVRIFNLQNELRSIEHSKAIVEMACTIGHKINNPLSSLVFSIKNIENELMQKDKSKYLEDFTTVNESIERIKKFVNELIHLEKPEVVSYFEEKRMIKTD, from the coding sequence ATGAAAGATTCAGTCCTAATTGTAGAAGACGAAAAAGATACTCGGTTTATACTCGAGAAACTTTTATCGAGAAATAATTACGATGTGACCAGCGCCGTAAACGGGCAGGAAGCACTTGAAGTGTTAAAAACTTTTTCGCCCAAAGTTATTCTTGCAGATTGGACAATGCCGATTCTGGACGGTCTGGCGCTCTGCAATGTTCTAAAAAATGATGAAAAATATAAACTCATCTATTTTATAATTCTTACGGCACGTTCGTCTTTAAAAGACAGAATAATGGGCCTGGATGTTGGCGCGGACGATTTTTTGATCAAGCCGGTTGAAAACCAGGAGTTGCTTGCGCGAATCCGTTCAGGTGTAAGAATATTTAATCTTCAAAACGAACTAAGAAGCATTGAACATTCGAAAGCGATTGTTGAAATGGCTTGTACAATCGGGCATAAAATAAATAACCCGCTCAGCAGCTTGGTCTTTTCGATCAAAAATATTGAAAATGAGCTTATGCAGAAAGATAAATCAAAGTATCTAGAAGATTTTACGACTGTTAATGAATCAATTGAACGGATTAAAAAGTTTGTAAACGAGTTAATTCATCTCGAAAAACCAGAAGTTGTAAGTTATTTTGAAGAAAAAAGGATGATCAAGACGGATTAG
- a CDS encoding PAS domain-containing sensor histidine kinase: MPNNNPLVIVDQRMNIAYCNDAFKKTFSLDVHDDISKMNSNPEFVYFLKGFSESRYKNISLEINLSSDNNQFTKNYSVSIERVFISSGLYYVLTIESLAQRKKLENKINSLHNALDHGNVPIIILDASGKITYATRSFEVLLLREIESIYNRNLTEVLSDIFDKSEINHLEYALRSFIPWKKVIPFLARIPVTFWEFTLSPVLSNDELQQSFIFIANNLTEHINQTKAIERSERKQRLIINNISDLLLIIEHIGPAALFENANDNFCRIFNLDKNKIYSLKIDDFIPANLVDKIYQSMKHLSNSNLPFYEFNYKNFDKRDYSCKINSITEQERNSTIYIITMKDITDEVLYQDQLKRAYRKEMLLNQMKSDFLANMSHEIRTPFNAVVGFSEIVDESIETGNIEMLRDLMDSMKEVLGRGLNLFTNIVEVSQLEAGEVELDKVDLNCNQVVRNVYNKMLAETSKKNIEFVLEVDEEDCVIEVDWVKFEKIIHSLVDNAIKYTTHGCVYLSTKHFENSVEIVVSDTGVGIDKLHIERILKPFTQEVEGYTRPFEGAGLGLTIAFKLTKLMDGQFDIESEKNVGTKISISFAASK; encoded by the coding sequence TTGCCGAACAACAATCCGCTCGTAATTGTTGACCAGAGAATGAATATTGCGTACTGCAATGATGCGTTCAAAAAAACATTTTCTCTAGATGTTCACGATGATATATCGAAAATGAACTCCAATCCGGAGTTCGTTTATTTTTTAAAGGGATTTAGCGAAAGCAGGTATAAAAATATCTCGCTTGAAATAAATCTTTCTTCGGATAACAATCAATTCACTAAAAATTATTCTGTGAGTATTGAGAGGGTATTTATTTCTTCGGGTCTTTATTACGTCCTTACTATTGAATCGTTGGCACAACGGAAGAAACTTGAGAATAAAATAAACTCCCTTCATAATGCGCTCGATCATGGAAATGTTCCCATAATTATTTTAGATGCAAGCGGAAAAATAACTTACGCAACACGTTCGTTCGAAGTTCTTTTGTTGAGGGAAATTGAAAGTATTTATAATAGGAATCTAACTGAAGTTTTGTCCGATATCTTTGACAAAAGTGAAATTAATCATCTTGAATATGCTCTTAGATCTTTTATACCATGGAAAAAAGTAATTCCTTTTTTGGCAAGAATTCCCGTAACGTTTTGGGAATTCACTCTTAGTCCGGTGTTATCAAACGACGAACTTCAGCAAAGTTTCATTTTTATTGCTAATAATCTAACCGAACATATAAATCAAACAAAAGCAATTGAGCGGTCTGAAAGAAAGCAAAGGCTGATAATAAATAATATTTCCGATCTTCTGCTGATTATAGAGCATATAGGACCGGCGGCATTGTTCGAAAATGCCAACGATAATTTTTGCCGCATTTTCAATCTGGATAAAAATAAAATCTATTCTCTGAAAATTGACGATTTCATTCCCGCTAATCTGGTTGATAAAATTTATCAGTCAATGAAGCATCTCTCAAATTCCAATCTCCCGTTTTACGAATTCAATTATAAAAATTTCGATAAACGCGATTACTCTTGCAAAATTAACAGCATAACGGAACAAGAACGGAATTCGACAATATACATCATTACAATGAAAGACATTACCGATGAGGTTCTCTATCAAGATCAATTAAAGAGAGCATACCGTAAAGAAATGCTTCTGAATCAAATGAAGTCGGATTTTCTTGCAAACATGTCCCATGAGATTCGCACTCCGTTCAATGCCGTCGTTGGTTTTTCTGAGATTGTTGATGAAAGCATAGAGACTGGCAATATTGAGATGCTTCGTGATCTGATGGATTCGATGAAAGAAGTACTTGGGCGCGGTCTTAACTTGTTTACTAACATAGTAGAAGTATCTCAACTTGAAGCGGGTGAAGTTGAATTAGATAAAGTAGATTTGAATTGCAACCAGGTAGTTAGAAATGTATATAACAAGATGCTCGCCGAAACATCTAAAAAAAATATTGAGTTTGTTCTGGAAGTTGACGAGGAAGATTGTGTTATTGAGGTTGACTGGGTGAAATTTGAAAAAATAATTCACTCGCTGGTAGATAATGCTATAAAGTATACAACTCATGGCTGTGTTTACCTTAGCACAAAACATTTTGAGAATAGTGTAGAGATAGTTGTCTCGGATACAGGTGTTGGAATAGACAAATTGCATATTGAAAGAATATTAAAACCTTTCACACAAGAAGTAGAAGGATATACACGCCCCTTTGAAGGTGCCGGGCTCGGATTGACGATTGCCTTTAAATTGACAAAACTAATGGACGGTCAGTTTGATATCGAAAGTGAAAAAAATGTTGGGACAAAAATTTCAATTAGTTTCGCGGCGAGTAAATAA
- a CDS encoding glycosyltransferase: protein MTLTLCMIVKNEEKNLAACLDSVKDVVNEMIIVDTGSNDGTIRIAEKYNAKIFQYEWANNFSAARNFALGKATGEWIFCMDADERLDSNSVDEFKKLSEVKLLIGYYCTVKNHHLDKNRDNSVRYIRLFANSRELKFSGKVHEQIEPSLTQNKYQILNSNILIHHIGYSISKEDNQKKIERNLTLLKEEYESTKAVYCLFQIAQSFFILDDKLNAFKYYKSAGESVGLDRSLRAQCFSSLAYVAHYDHKSIEAERFIQFSLKLDDRQPFSQLLSAKIALRKGDYITAELRCRQAQQLNQNMILGKEQSKLAVLLDPEEVICYGLTLALQNKNFTNISYYQKELSAYYNKKVDENGPQKLTVIQKLFSNTMLTVSEEEIFIEMANHFTMNLFLFMMTSNPNKQQVFQLANDLLKKYPDAVEIKKIIAKLLEDSGRIDDAILLLENIVEKNQFDPTTLFYLISFYLKKGAEDKIKPIIGKLEKNYSHIPEVMERVRKLRRKLLMLTTVPL, encoded by the coding sequence TTGACACTTACGCTCTGCATGATTGTCAAAAATGAAGAAAAGAATCTGGCTGCATGTTTGGATTCCGTGAAAGATGTTGTTAATGAAATGATTATTGTGGATACAGGTTCAAACGACGGTACAATCAGGATTGCTGAAAAATATAATGCGAAAATATTTCAATATGAGTGGGCAAATAATTTTTCAGCGGCTAGAAATTTTGCTCTTGGAAAAGCAACCGGTGAATGGATTTTTTGCATGGATGCAGACGAACGCCTTGATAGTAATTCTGTTGACGAGTTTAAAAAACTAAGTGAAGTTAAATTATTGATCGGCTATTACTGTACTGTTAAAAATCATCATCTGGATAAAAACCGTGATAACTCAGTTCGCTATATTCGATTGTTTGCCAATTCACGCGAATTAAAATTTAGCGGGAAAGTACACGAGCAGATCGAACCATCGTTGACCCAAAATAAATATCAGATTCTCAATTCTAATATTCTTATTCATCATATCGGTTATAGCATTTCGAAAGAGGATAATCAGAAGAAAATAGAAAGAAACCTTACTTTGCTGAAAGAAGAATACGAATCCACAAAAGCAGTATACTGTCTTTTTCAAATTGCTCAATCTTTTTTTATTCTTGATGACAAGTTGAACGCATTTAAATATTATAAAAGTGCCGGCGAAAGCGTAGGGTTAGACAGATCTTTACGTGCTCAATGTTTTTCTTCTTTAGCGTACGTAGCTCACTATGATCATAAAAGTATTGAAGCTGAAAGATTTATACAGTTTTCACTCAAACTGGATGACCGCCAGCCGTTCTCACAATTGTTATCAGCTAAAATAGCATTGCGTAAAGGAGACTATATAACGGCAGAACTTAGATGCCGGCAAGCCCAGCAATTAAACCAAAATATGATTCTTGGAAAAGAGCAATCTAAACTAGCCGTCTTGTTGGACCCGGAAGAAGTAATTTGTTATGGTTTAACACTCGCTCTTCAAAACAAAAATTTTACAAATATCAGTTACTATCAAAAGGAGTTGTCTGCATATTACAATAAAAAAGTAGATGAAAACGGACCGCAAAAATTAACCGTTATTCAAAAGTTGTTCAGCAATACAATGCTAACCGTAAGCGAAGAAGAAATATTTATAGAAATGGCGAACCACTTTACAATGAATCTATTTCTATTCATGATGACCAGCAATCCGAATAAACAACAAGTATTTCAGCTGGCCAACGACTTGTTAAAAAAATATCCGGACGCGGTTGAAATAAAAAAAATAATTGCAAAATTGCTGGAAGATTCAGGGCGGATAGATGATGCTATTCTTCTTCTTGAAAACATTGTAGAAAAAAACCAGTTTGACCCAACCACATTATTCTATCTCATTTCTTTCTATTTGAAAAAAGGAGCAGAAGATAAAATTAAGCCTATCATTGGTAAATTAGAAAAAAATTATTCTCACATACCCGAAGTGATGGAAAGAGTAAGAAAATTAAGAAGAAAATTGCTTATGCTTACAACTGTTCCCCTCTAA
- a CDS encoding flagellin — MAFSVNTNLGALQAYNALAKVNAETQKAQLRLATTKRINSVADDTSGFNIGKQMEASVLKQKAQLNNVSSAKNLLATAESALQQINDKLNQISAKYTDAQDPLKDQASIAKDITTLAVEIKSILQTTNINGTKLLVKQTDVNLAATDKSLDVGGAAFSVDFGGKMDTVNLLTKIASLTLADASGTTAGETAAGLAAARAFVVGGFLTDVNTKLSESNVSAANVTAFADALTARYDSDIAAGLSVSTALDNAFTAGKTAVGGTTVADALAQGVQSTGTVTYDDAAALTAVNTGYTNATAAKTAANSLMANIATKLGEYGVSAAQVQAFSTAFGGFMATQTDAANFDTGAHSLTAVTAALAAGAAALTVAVGGDANQALIDAATASGVQSTGTAAFSYISQQADLTTAYDGGVAGYVPSANDTASVITAAQDVSVASAAIRDSLGRIGNLSQSIDSRSEFLTSSIANSTASISSIFDADMAAEQLNATKGNISGQIGTAMLSQLNSAPQQLLSLFR, encoded by the coding sequence ATGGCTTTTTCAGTAAACACAAATCTAGGCGCTCTTCAAGCGTACAACGCATTGGCAAAAGTTAATGCAGAGACACAAAAAGCACAGTTACGTCTTGCTACAACAAAAAGAATCAACTCAGTAGCAGATGATACATCTGGCTTTAACATCGGTAAACAAATGGAGGCTTCGGTATTAAAACAGAAAGCTCAGTTGAACAACGTTTCTTCAGCAAAAAATTTATTAGCAACAGCAGAATCCGCTCTTCAGCAGATCAATGATAAATTGAATCAGATTTCTGCTAAATACACAGACGCACAGGATCCGTTGAAAGATCAAGCAAGTATTGCAAAAGATATTACTACTCTAGCAGTAGAAATAAAATCAATTCTTCAGACAACTAATATCAACGGTACAAAGCTGTTAGTAAAACAAACAGACGTTAACTTAGCAGCAACAGACAAATCACTTGATGTAGGCGGCGCAGCTTTCTCTGTTGATTTTGGTGGAAAGATGGATACAGTAAATCTACTTACTAAAATAGCAAGCTTAACCTTAGCAGATGCCAGCGGAACAACCGCCGGTGAAACAGCTGCAGGTTTAGCCGCTGCAAGAGCATTTGTAGTTGGAGGCTTTTTAACAGACGTTAATACAAAACTTTCAGAATCCAATGTATCTGCTGCTAACGTAACAGCATTTGCTGATGCATTAACCGCAAGATATGATTCAGATATCGCAGCTGGACTTAGTGTAAGTACAGCATTAGATAACGCATTTACAGCAGGTAAAACCGCAGTAGGCGGAACAACCGTAGCTGACGCTTTAGCACAGGGTGTTCAATCAACCGGTACCGTAACTTACGATGATGCAGCTGCACTTACCGCAGTTAATACTGGTTATACTAATGCAACAGCAGCAAAAACCGCCGCAAATAGTCTCATGGCGAACATTGCTACTAAATTAGGTGAATATGGTGTTAGTGCTGCTCAAGTTCAAGCATTTTCAACAGCATTCGGTGGCTTTATGGCTACGCAGACAGATGCTGCCAATTTTGACACTGGTGCTCATTCTTTAACAGCAGTAACTGCAGCTTTAGCCGCAGGCGCAGCTGCGTTAACTGTAGCTGTAGGTGGCGATGCAAATCAGGCTCTTATTGATGCCGCTACCGCATCTGGTGTTCAATCCACCGGTACAGCAGCTTTTAGTTATATTTCTCAACAAGCTGATCTTACAACTGCATATGATGGCGGAGTAGCTGGTTATGTTCCTTCTGCTAATGATACAGCTTCTGTTATCACTGCTGCACAAGATGTTAGTGTTGCTTCAGCTGCAATCCGTGATTCTCTTGGTAGAATTGGTAACTTGAGTCAATCAATCGATTCAAGAAGCGAATTCTTAACGTCTTCAATTGCAAACAGTACAGCTTCTATCTCCAGTATATTCGACGCTGATATGGCTGCTGAACAATTGAATGCTACAAAAGGCAACATTTCTGGTCAAATTGGTACAGCAATGTTATCACAATTGAATTCAGCTCCACAACAACTCTTATCATTATTCCGTTAA
- a CDS encoding flagellar protein FliS: MQTATAFSNRNKMNPYLVNEISNATPAQQIMKVYDFAIMKCQKEDMLKTNEAIQVLIDCLNFTDESAKPISIGLLRLYQYCQDQMRKKNYKEVQKILSELRVTWQDALKLR; encoded by the coding sequence ATGCAGACAGCTACAGCATTCTCGAACAGAAATAAAATGAATCCCTATCTTGTTAATGAAATTAGTAATGCAACACCCGCTCAGCAAATAATGAAAGTATATGATTTCGCTATTATGAAGTGTCAAAAAGAAGATATGCTTAAAACAAACGAAGCAATTCAGGTTCTTATAGATTGTTTGAATTTTACAGATGAAAGTGCAAAACCAATTTCAATTGGACTATTAAGGTTGTATCAGTATTGCCAGGATCAGATGAGAAAAAAGAATTATAAAGAAGTTCAAAAAATTTTAAGTGAACTTAGAGTTACTTGGCAAGATGCATTAAAATTGAGGTAG